A DNA window from Bradyrhizobium barranii subsp. barranii contains the following coding sequences:
- a CDS encoding antibiotic biosynthesis monooxygenase, which translates to MYAAIRQAKAKSGSAEELARRIKDGAVPIISDVEGFRAYYVVYAGDDTVTAISIFDKFEQAEEANRRAIAWIEKDLGPLLAGHASAAAGPVIVHTLA; encoded by the coding sequence ATGTATGCCGCCATCCGTCAGGCCAAGGCGAAAAGCGGGAGCGCCGAAGAGCTGGCGCGCCGCATCAAGGACGGCGCCGTTCCGATCATCAGCGACGTCGAGGGTTTCCGTGCCTACTACGTCGTCTATGCCGGCGACGACACGGTCACCGCGATCTCCATCTTCGACAAGTTCGAGCAGGCGGAGGAGGCGAACCGGCGCGCGATCGCCTGGATCGAGAAGGATCTGGGGCCGCTGCTTGCAGGGCATGCGAGCGCCGCAGCCGGGCCGGTGATTGTGCATACGCTGGCGTAG
- the htpX gene encoding zinc metalloprotease HtpX, whose translation MNYLRTAMLLAGLTALFMGVGYLIGGATGAMIALVIAAATNLFTYWNSDRMVLRMYGAHEVDRASAPELVGLVAELAGRASLPMPRVFVMDEAQPNAFATGRNPQNAAVAVTTGLVHQLSREELAGVIAHELAHIKHHDTLLMTVTATIAGAISMLAQFGMFFGGHRDNNGPGIVGSILMMILAPIGAMLVQMAISRTREYAADNLGARIAGQPMWLASALLKIEGAAHQVPNYDAERNPATAHMFIINPLSGHGVDNLFATHPSTQNRIAALQQLAAELGAQASPSVGANENYPPRSPWGQSSSRGPSPGPSRGPWG comes from the coding sequence ATGAACTATCTTCGCACCGCAATGCTGCTCGCCGGCCTCACCGCCCTGTTCATGGGCGTCGGCTATCTGATCGGCGGCGCCACCGGCGCCATGATCGCGCTCGTCATTGCCGCCGCGACCAATCTCTTCACCTACTGGAACTCCGACCGCATGGTGCTCCGCATGTACGGCGCCCATGAGGTCGACCGCGCCAGCGCGCCGGAGCTGGTCGGGCTCGTCGCCGAGCTTGCGGGCCGCGCCTCGCTGCCGATGCCGCGTGTGTTCGTGATGGACGAGGCTCAGCCCAACGCGTTCGCGACCGGGCGCAACCCGCAGAATGCCGCGGTCGCCGTCACCACCGGCCTTGTGCATCAGCTCAGCCGCGAGGAACTTGCCGGCGTGATCGCGCACGAGCTCGCACATATCAAGCATCACGACACGCTGCTGATGACTGTTACCGCGACCATTGCCGGCGCGATCTCGATGCTGGCGCAGTTCGGCATGTTCTTCGGTGGCCATCGCGACAACAACGGCCCCGGCATCGTCGGCTCGATCCTGATGATGATCCTCGCCCCGATCGGCGCCATGCTGGTGCAGATGGCGATCAGCCGTACCCGCGAATATGCCGCGGACAATCTCGGCGCGCGCATTGCGGGCCAGCCGATGTGGCTGGCGTCGGCGCTGCTGAAGATCGAAGGCGCCGCGCATCAGGTCCCGAACTACGATGCCGAGAGAAACCCTGCGACCGCGCACATGTTCATCATCAACCCGCTGTCGGGCCATGGTGTGGACAATCTGTTCGCCACCCATCCTTCGACGCAGAACCGTATCGCGGCGCTCCAGCAGCTCGCGGCCGAGCTCGGCGCGCAGGCATCTCCGTCGGTCGGTGCCAACGAAAACTATCCGCCGCGGAGCCCGTGGGGGCAGTCGTCCTCACGCGGCCCTTCACCTGGTCCTTCCCGTGGCCCTTGGGGCTGA
- a CDS encoding alkene reductase, translated as MSRPTKLLETYKLGPITLANRLVMAPLTRNRAAPGTFVPSPLAADYYGQRASAGLLVTEASQISQQGQGYQDTPGIYSKDQVTGWRKVTDRVHERDGKIFIQLWHVGRISHVDLQANGAAPVAPSAIRAKGKTFVNGTFADVSEPRALELSEIPGIIDDFKRATKNALEAGFDGVEIHGANGYLLDQFARDGANKRTDAYGGSIENRARLMLEVSKAVAAEAGAVRTGIRISPVTPANDLSDSNPQALFDHIVDGLNALKLVYLHVVEGATGGPRDIAPFDYAGLRKRFTGAYIANNGYDFDLATKVLDANAADLIAFGKPFISNPDLVERLKTGAALNDWDKNTFYGGGAKGYTDYPTLAAEPAE; from the coding sequence ATGAGCCGCCCGACCAAATTGCTAGAGACCTACAAGCTCGGCCCGATCACGCTGGCAAACCGCCTCGTGATGGCGCCGCTGACGCGCAACCGCGCCGCGCCCGGCACGTTCGTGCCGAGCCCGCTTGCTGCCGATTATTACGGCCAGCGCGCCTCCGCAGGTCTCCTGGTCACCGAAGCGAGCCAGATCTCACAGCAGGGCCAGGGCTACCAGGACACGCCCGGCATCTACAGCAAGGACCAGGTCACCGGCTGGCGTAAGGTCACCGACCGCGTGCATGAGCGCGACGGCAAGATCTTCATCCAGCTCTGGCATGTCGGCCGCATCTCGCATGTCGATCTCCAGGCCAATGGCGCAGCCCCGGTGGCGCCGAGCGCGATCCGCGCCAAGGGCAAGACCTTCGTCAACGGCACTTTCGCCGACGTCTCCGAACCCCGCGCGCTCGAGCTCTCCGAAATTCCCGGCATCATCGACGACTTCAAGCGCGCCACGAAGAATGCGCTCGAGGCCGGTTTCGACGGCGTCGAGATCCACGGCGCCAACGGCTATCTGCTCGACCAGTTCGCGAGGGACGGCGCCAACAAGCGCACCGATGCTTACGGCGGCTCCATCGAAAACCGCGCGCGGCTGATGCTCGAGGTCTCCAAGGCTGTTGCCGCCGAGGCCGGCGCCGTCCGCACCGGCATCCGCATCTCGCCGGTGACGCCGGCCAACGACCTCTCCGACTCCAATCCGCAGGCCTTGTTCGATCACATCGTCGACGGTCTCAACGCACTCAAGCTGGTCTATCTGCACGTGGTCGAAGGCGCCACCGGCGGCCCGCGCGACATCGCCCCGTTCGACTATGCGGGCCTGCGCAAGCGCTTCACCGGCGCCTACATCGCCAACAACGGCTACGACTTCGATCTCGCCACCAAGGTGCTGGACGCGAACGCGGCCGATCTCATTGCCTTCGGCAAGCCGTTCATCTCCAACCCCGACCTCGTCGAGCGGCTGAAGACGGGCGCGGCGCTGAACGATTGGGACAAGAACACGTTCTACGGCGGTGGCGCCAAGGGCTACACGGATTACCCGACGCTCGCGGCCGAGCCGGCGGAGTAA
- a CDS encoding tetratricopeptide repeat protein — protein sequence MTKAAVPLLIVLGVLIGLSTHTVVNCGDEDEPDICSAVIGFSPLRGSLIAFAYEGRGRIALRHGDWRRAIADFDEAIHLNPNRASLYRDRAQARRQNGDLELAIEDYDEAIAHDPRHAAPYHQRGLALAATGDLDRAILSYNTAVRLDPSDAQARLDRGLAFLARGQADDARADFEAALALPAGKDGRTRDAARAKLAELASAEPNQAPAPRR from the coding sequence ATGACCAAAGCTGCGGTACCATTGTTGATCGTCCTGGGCGTGCTCATTGGCCTGTCCACGCACACGGTCGTCAATTGCGGGGACGAGGACGAGCCCGACATCTGCTCGGCGGTGATCGGATTCTCGCCGCTGCGGGGATCGCTGATCGCGTTCGCATATGAAGGGCGCGGACGGATCGCGTTGCGCCACGGCGACTGGCGGCGGGCGATCGCGGATTTCGACGAGGCCATCCACCTCAATCCCAACCGCGCCTCGCTGTATCGCGACCGGGCGCAGGCGCGCCGGCAGAACGGCGACCTGGAGCTTGCCATCGAGGATTACGACGAGGCGATCGCACATGATCCCAGGCACGCCGCGCCCTATCACCAGCGCGGTCTCGCGCTCGCCGCCACCGGCGATCTCGATCGCGCCATCCTGAGCTACAACACGGCGGTCCGTCTCGACCCGTCGGATGCGCAGGCCCGCCTCGACCGCGGCCTTGCATTCCTCGCCCGCGGCCAGGCCGACGACGCACGCGCCGATTTCGAAGCGGCTCTCGCGCTGCCGGCCGGCAAGGACGGCCGCACCCGCGACGCAGCCCGCGCCAAGCTCGCCGAGCTCGCGAGCGCCGAGCCGAACCAGGCGCCCGCGCCGAGGCGGTAG
- a CDS encoding lytic murein transglycosylase, giving the protein MLQTRFAIAAAALLAFALPASAQFAPPPAKPIAPKATTPSPRAASCHNGASFDRFLADVKKQAVTAGVSQRTISEASPYLVYDQGIVNRDRGQRVFGQLFTEFAGRMAAPYRMQNGQQHIKSHAAAFARAEKEYGVPPAVIAAFWGLESDFGVNMGNLPTLKSLVSLAYDCRRSEMFVNETIAALKIIDRGDLTPDEMVGSWAGELGQTQFLPVHYVNYAVDYDGDGRRDLLRSEDDVIGSTANYIANGLKWRRGEPWLEEIKVPQNLPWDQTDLTVQQPRSKWAQLGVTYPDGRPLPNDNLAASVLLPMGRFGPAFMAYANFAAYTEWNNSLIYSTTAGYLATRIAGAAPMRKPAQPVAQLPFNELKQLQQLLVQAGFNVGKVDGVLGQQSRAAVKAMQIKYGLPADSWPTAELLVRMRGGTAQAQPAGMIR; this is encoded by the coding sequence ATGCTCCAGACCCGATTTGCGATCGCGGCCGCCGCTCTGCTCGCCTTCGCCCTCCCCGCCTCCGCCCAGTTCGCGCCACCACCCGCCAAGCCCATCGCGCCCAAAGCCACAACCCCGTCGCCGCGCGCGGCCTCGTGCCACAATGGCGCGAGCTTCGATCGCTTCCTGGCCGACGTGAAAAAGCAGGCCGTTACCGCCGGCGTGTCGCAGCGGACGATATCGGAAGCCTCGCCCTACCTCGTCTACGATCAGGGCATCGTCAATCGCGACCGCGGCCAGCGCGTGTTCGGCCAGCTCTTCACCGAATTTGCCGGCCGCATGGCCGCGCCCTATCGCATGCAGAACGGCCAGCAGCACATCAAGAGCCACGCGGCTGCGTTCGCGCGCGCCGAAAAGGAATACGGCGTGCCGCCGGCGGTGATCGCCGCGTTCTGGGGCCTCGAGAGCGATTTCGGCGTCAACATGGGCAATCTGCCGACGCTGAAATCGTTGGTGTCGCTGGCCTATGACTGCCGCCGCTCGGAGATGTTCGTGAACGAGACCATCGCCGCGCTGAAGATCATCGACCGTGGCGATCTCACACCCGACGAGATGGTCGGCTCCTGGGCCGGCGAGCTCGGGCAGACGCAATTCCTGCCCGTGCATTACGTCAACTACGCCGTCGACTATGACGGCGATGGACGGCGCGATCTCTTGCGCAGCGAGGACGACGTGATCGGCTCGACCGCGAACTACATCGCCAACGGATTGAAGTGGCGGCGCGGCGAGCCGTGGCTCGAAGAGATCAAGGTGCCGCAGAACCTGCCCTGGGATCAGACCGACCTCACCGTGCAGCAGCCGCGCTCGAAATGGGCGCAGTTGGGGGTCACCTATCCCGACGGCCGGCCGCTGCCGAACGACAATCTCGCGGCGTCCGTGCTGTTGCCGATGGGACGCTTTGGTCCGGCCTTCATGGCGTATGCGAATTTCGCGGCTTACACCGAGTGGAATAATTCGCTGATCTATTCGACCACCGCGGGTTATCTCGCCACGCGCATCGCCGGTGCGGCTCCGATGCGCAAGCCGGCCCAACCGGTCGCGCAACTGCCGTTCAACGAGCTCAAGCAATTGCAGCAGCTCCTGGTCCAGGCCGGCTTCAATGTCGGCAAGGTCGATGGCGTGCTGGGCCAGCAGAGCCGCGCCGCCGTGAAGGCGATGCAGATCAAATACGGCCTGCCCGCCGATTCCTGGCCGACCGCCGAGCTGCTCGTGCGGATGCGCGGCGGCACGGCCCAGGCGCAGCCGGCGGGGATGATCCGGTAG
- a CDS encoding DUF1993 domain-containing protein, which yields MSFHDAVVPAYLQMLNSLTGLLTKAEAHCAAKKIDPGVLLGSRLFPDMLPLSKQIQLASDFAAKGCARLTHSEVPSMPDTEKTFEELKQRLAKTIDYVKSYKPEQFEGADTKDVTFPAGPDRTMTLKGQQFFSGVSLPNFYFHATTAHGIMRHNGVEIGKRDFLGAN from the coding sequence ATGTCCTTCCACGACGCCGTCGTCCCCGCGTACTTGCAAATGCTGAACAGCCTGACCGGTCTGCTCACGAAAGCCGAGGCGCATTGCGCGGCCAAAAAGATCGACCCGGGCGTCCTGCTCGGCTCGCGCCTCTTCCCGGACATGCTGCCGCTGTCGAAGCAGATCCAGCTCGCCAGCGATTTCGCCGCCAAGGGCTGCGCCAGGCTGACCCATAGCGAGGTGCCTTCGATGCCCGACACGGAAAAGACGTTTGAGGAGCTGAAGCAGCGGCTCGCCAAGACGATCGACTACGTGAAATCGTACAAGCCGGAGCAGTTCGAAGGCGCCGACACCAAGGACGTGACCTTCCCGGCGGGCCCGGACCGGACCATGACGCTCAAGGGCCAGCAGTTCTTCAGCGGGGTCTCGCTGCCGAACTTCTATTTCCACGCCACCACCGCTCACGGCATCATGCGTCACAACGGCGTCGAGATCGGCAAGCGCGATTTCCTCGGCGCGAACTGA